Proteins from a genomic interval of Zingiber officinale cultivar Zhangliang chromosome 1B, Zo_v1.1, whole genome shotgun sequence:
- the LOC121986905 gene encoding LRR receptor-like serine/threonine-protein kinase RGI5 has protein sequence MWKGRAIRMASLFFFFYSGLCSMASSLSPDEKALVSLLAASSTSAGSPAPSWNPSDPTPCSWSGVTCSPQGRVTSLSLADTFLNLTAIPPELSLLSSLQLLNLSSANISGGIPPALGALSALRILDLSSNSLSGPIPPQLGALSSLQFLLLNSNRLSGAIPAALANLTSLQVLCLQDNLLNGSIPAHLGSLLSLQQFRVGGNPFLSGELPPQLGFLTNLTTFGAAVTGLSGAIPPEFGNLVSLQTLALYDTDISGSVPTELWQCSELTNLYLHMNKITGVIPPELGKLQKLTSLLLWGNSLNGSIPSELANISALVVLDLSDNKLSGDIPGELGRLAQLEQLHLSDNMITGSIPAELSNCSSLTALQLDKNALSGSIPSQLGNLQSLQSLFLWGNSLSGSIPRSLGNCTELYALDLSKNSLTGTMPEEIFGLDKLSKLLLLGNSLTGVLSSSVANCQSLVRLRLGENQLSGEIPREIGMLQNLVFLDLYSNHFSGALPSEIANITVLELLDVHDNFITGEIPAPLSGLMNLEQLDLSQNSFAGGIPASFGNFSYLNKLILRNNLLTGPLPKSIKNLQKLTLFDASGNRLSGPVLPEIGSLTSLMICLNLSSNQFAGEIPQEISGLTQLQSLDLSNNMLSGGIEVLVLLTSLTSLNISFNNFSGPIPVTPFFRTLSSNSYLGNPHLCQSFDGFTCSSDLVRQTAIKSIKTVVLICAIFASVTLLFVATWIVLDRNRKLTADKALPVISSSCDDFSYPWTFIPFQKLNFTIDNILECLKDENVIGKGCSGIVYKAEMPNGELIAVKKLWKTKKEEELVDAFESEIQILGHIRHRNILKLLGYCSNKSVKLLLYNYISNGNLQQLLQDNRNLDWETRYKIALGSAQGLAYLHHDCIPAILHRDVKCNNILLDSKFEAYLADFGLAKLMISPNFHHAMSRIAGSYGYIAPEYGYTTNITEKSDVYSFGVVLLEILSGRSAIEPVVGDSLHIVEWVKKKMGSLEPAANVLDPKLQGMADQMVQEMLQTLGIAMFCVNSSPSERPTMKEVVALLMEVKCPPEEWGKTSQQPLM, from the exons ATGTGGAAGGGCAGAGCCATTCGCATGGCttccttattcttcttcttctacagCGGGCTCTGTTCCATGGCCTCTTCTCTTTCTCCTGATGAAAAGGCTCTGGTCTCGCTGTTGGCAGCCAGCTCTACCTCCGCCGGGTCTCCGGCGCCATCATGGAACCCCTCCGATCCTACCCCCTGCTCCTGGAGCGGCGTCACTTGCTCCCCTCAAGGCCGCGTCACTTCGCTCTCCCTCGCCGACACCTTCCTTAACCTCACCGCCATACCGCCGGAGCTTTCCTTGCTCTCCTCACTCCAGCTTCTCAACCTCTCCTCCGCCAACATCTCCGGCGGCATCCCGCCGGCGCTTGGTGCCCTCTCCGCCCTCCGCATCCTCGACCTCTCCTCCAACTCCCTCTCCGGCCCCATCCCGCCGCAGCTCGGGGCCCTGTCGTCCCTCCAGTTCCTCCTCCTCAACTCCAACCGCCTGTCCGGCGCCATCCCCGCCGCCCTCGCCAATCTCACCTCCCTCCAGGTGCTCTGCCTCCAGGACAACCTACTAAACGGCTCCATCCCCGCCCATCTCGGCTCGCTCCTCTCCCTCCAACAGTTCCGCGTCGGCGGCAACCCCTTCCTCTCCGGCGAGCTCCCGCCACAGCTCGGCTTCCTCACCAACCTCACCACATTCGGAGCCGCGGTGACCGGCCTCTCCGGCGCCATCCCGCCGGAGTTCGGCAACTTGGTCAGTCTCCAAACATTAGCCCTCTACGACACTGACATCTCCGGCTCGGTGCCGACGGAGTTGTGGCAGTGCTCGGAGCTGACCAATCTTTATCTGCACATGAACAAGATCACCGGGGTGATCCCCCCGGAGCTCGGCAAGCTCCAGAAGCTCACCAGCCTCCTCCTGTGGGGGAACTCCCTCAATGGATCGATCCCGAGCGAACTTGCCAATATCTCCGCATTGGTGGTGCTCGACTTGTCGGATAACAAGCTCTCCGGAGACATCCCCGGCGAGCTCGGAAGATTGGCACAGCTTGAACAGCTCCACCTGTCCGATAACATGATCACGGGGAGCATTCCAGCCGAGTTGAGCAACTGCAGTAGCTTGACTGCTCTGCAGCTCGACAAGAATGCTCTATCAGGCTCCATTCCTAGCCAACTCGGAAACTTGCAGTCATTGCAAAGCCTCTTCCTCTGGGGCAACTCACTCTCCGGATCCATTCCGCGATCCCTCGGTAACTGTACCGAGCTGTATGCCCTGGACTTGTCAAAGAACAGCCTCACAGGGACAATGCCGGAGGAAATTTTTGGGCTCGACAAGCTCAGCAAGCTTCTTCTCTTGGGCAACTCATTGACAGGGGTGCTTTCGTCGAGCGTCGCGAATTGCCAGTCATTGGTAAGGTTGAGGCTCGGAGAGAACCAGCTCTCCGGTGAAATCCCAAGGGAGATCGGTATGCTGCAAAATCTTGTGTTTCTGGATCTCTACAGCAACCATTTCTCAGGGGCATTGCCTTCTGAGATCGCAAACATCACTGTTTTGGAGCTGTTGGATGTCCACGATAACTTCATCACCGGAGAAATCCCTGCTCCGCTCAGCGGGCTGATGAATTTAGAACAGCTCGACCTCAGCCAGAACAGCTTCGCCGGCGGGATCCCGGCTAGCTTTGGCAATTTCAGTTATCTGAATAAGCTCATCCTGAGGAACAATCTACTCACAGGGCCGTTGCCAAAATCAATAAAGAACCTGCAGAAGCTGACCTTGTTCGATGCGAGTGGTAACAGATTATCAGGTCCCGTTCTTCCTGAGATTGGCTCATTGACAAGCTTGATGATTTGCTTGAACTTGAGCTCCAACCAGTTCGCCGGAGAAATCCCACAGGAGATTTCGGGTCTGACGCAGCTTCAGTCACTGGATCTTTCGAACAACATGCTCAGCGGCGGGATCGAAGTCTTGGTCCTGCTCACCAGTCTCACCTCCCTCAACATCTCGTTCAACAACTTCTCAGGGCCAATTCCGGTGACTCCTTTTTTCCGAACTCTGTCTTCGAACTCCTACCTCGGGAACCCCCATCTTTGTCAATCTTTCGACGGCTTTACTTGTTCTTCTGATCTCGTGCGCCAAACTGCCATCAAATCGATCAAGACCGTCGTGCTCATCTGCGCCATTTTTGCTTCCGTCACTCTCTTGTTCGTAGCGACATGGATTGTTCTCGACAGAAATCGAAAGCTCACGGCGGATAAAGCCCTGCCCGTCATATCTTCTTCATGCGACGATTTCTCGTACCCGTGGACCTTCATCCCGTTCCAAAAGCTGAACTTTACGATCGATAACATCCTCGAGTGTCTCAAGGATGAAAATGTGATCGGAAAAGGTTGCTCTGGGATCGTCTACAAGGCGGAGATGCCCAACGGGGAGCTGATCGCCGTGAAAAAGCTTTGGAAGACGAAGAAGGAAGAGGAACTGGTCGATGCATTTGAGTCTGAGATCCAGATTCTAGGCCATATCAGGCACAGAAACATTTTGAAGCTACTAGGTTACTGCTCCAACAAGTCCGTCAAGCTCCTCCTCTACAACTACATTTCCAACGGAAATCTGCAACAGCTTCTGCAGGACAACAGGAATTTGGACTGGGAAACACGGTACAAGATCGCGCTTGGATCCGCGCAGGGTTTAGCCTACCTCCACCATGACTGCATTCCCGCCATTCTCCACAGGGATGTCAAGTGCAACAACATACTGCTGGATTCAAAATTTGAAGCATATCTGGCCGATTTCGGTTTGGCGAAGCTGATGATTTCTCCCAATTTCCATCACGCCATGTCCAGGATTGCCGGTTCATATGGATACATAGCACCAG AGTACGGGTACACGACGAATATAACGGAGAAGAGCGATGTGTATAGCTTCGGCGTGGTGCTTCTAGAGATCCTGAGTGGACGCAGTGCCATCGAGCCGGTGGTCGGGGATAGTCTTCACATAGTAGAGTGGGTGAAGAAGAAAATGGGTAGCTTGGAGCCGGCCGCAAACGTTTTGGACCCGAAGTTGCAGGGAATGGCTGATCAAATGGTGCAGGAGATGCTTCAGACACTAGGGATCGCGATGTTCTGCGTGAACTCATCCCCGTCGGAGCGTCCCACCATGAAGGAGGTGGTGGCATTGCTGATGGAGGTGAAGTGCCCCCCTGAAGAATGGGGGAAGACATCACAACAGCCACTCATGTAG